One part of the Nocardia higoensis genome encodes these proteins:
- a CDS encoding LppM family (lipo)protein, giving the protein MLAGCLRVQVSMGVSSNDRVSGRIVAAVVPASAEDTGPQLTAPESLASKVRVEPYNQDGYVGSKVFFEDLSFGDVQQLSQLNEQAQGMIQLQFQRVGDLVSLNGRIDLKSVPPHGSDVQFTIAFPARVAKTNGTREGDNTVSWKLPPGEVSTLRAEVGYPDPNTRSFAGWAGIVGGITLAVAAIVAGMAYLNRNPTPEAPEHQFSWRRWWRSVKQFR; this is encoded by the coding sequence ATGCTGGCCGGGTGCCTACGGGTGCAGGTCTCGATGGGGGTGTCGTCCAACGACCGAGTATCCGGGCGGATCGTCGCGGCCGTGGTTCCCGCCTCCGCGGAGGACACCGGGCCACAGCTGACCGCACCGGAATCGTTGGCGTCCAAGGTGCGCGTGGAGCCGTACAACCAGGACGGCTATGTCGGCAGCAAGGTGTTCTTCGAGGACCTGTCCTTCGGCGATGTGCAGCAACTGTCCCAGCTCAACGAGCAGGCTCAGGGCATGATCCAGCTGCAGTTCCAGCGGGTGGGCGACCTGGTGTCGCTGAACGGGCGCATCGACCTGAAATCGGTGCCGCCGCACGGCTCGGACGTGCAGTTCACCATCGCCTTCCCGGCGCGGGTCGCCAAGACCAACGGCACCCGTGAGGGCGACAACACGGTCTCGTGGAAGCTGCCGCCCGGAGAGGTGTCCACGCTGCGCGCCGAAGTGGGCTATCCCGACCCGAACACCCGCTCGTTCGCGGGCTGGGCGGGCATCGTCGGCGGCATCACCCTGGCGGTCGCGGCGATCGTGGCGGGCATGGCCTACCTCAATCGCAACCCGACGCCCGAAGCCCCCGAACACCAGTTCTCCTGGCGGCGCTGGTGGCGCTCGGTCAAGCAGTTCCGCTGA
- a CDS encoding carotenoid biosynthesis protein, producing MNESPSTAARWTRHLPMLFTVLLVLTQIGYPLTSGTARDRVTITVVLLSAATALAHATMTRGFRYAAGVLVIISGLGLSSEILGVATGLPYGCYEYALGPLGPSFAEVPLLIPLAWTGGLYPVWVVATLLADRAGAAREPARIVLTMAGALGWDLFLDPQMVDDDRWTWCDTDSGLPGIPEIPLTNYLGWLVVALFMALGLTIWERAAPPPSRQRSGVDNTVPVVVFLWTWLGSALAHLVFLGLPVSAGYGFVGMGVLGVPLLVVLVRHGFASVVRPPG from the coding sequence ATGAACGAATCGCCGTCGACCGCGGCGCGGTGGACCAGGCACCTGCCGATGCTCTTCACGGTGCTGCTGGTGCTCACCCAGATCGGTTATCCGCTGACCTCCGGCACCGCGCGCGACCGGGTGACGATCACCGTCGTGCTGCTGTCCGCGGCGACCGCGCTCGCGCACGCCACGATGACCCGCGGGTTCCGCTATGCCGCGGGCGTACTGGTCATCATCTCCGGGCTCGGCCTGTCCTCGGAGATCCTCGGCGTCGCGACCGGCCTGCCCTACGGCTGCTACGAATACGCCCTCGGACCGCTCGGTCCCTCGTTCGCCGAGGTGCCGCTGCTGATCCCGCTGGCCTGGACCGGCGGGCTGTATCCGGTCTGGGTGGTGGCCACGCTGCTGGCCGACCGTGCGGGCGCGGCCCGCGAGCCGGCGCGCATCGTGCTCACGATGGCAGGCGCGCTGGGCTGGGATCTGTTCCTCGATCCGCAGATGGTCGACGACGACCGATGGACCTGGTGCGACACCGATTCCGGACTGCCGGGCATCCCCGAGATCCCGCTGACCAACTATCTCGGCTGGCTGGTGGTCGCGCTGTTCATGGCGCTGGGACTCACGATCTGGGAGCGCGCCGCGCCGCCGCCTTCCCGGCAACGGTCGGGCGTGGACAACACCGTGCCGGTGGTGGTCTTCCTGTGGACCTGGCTGGGTTCGGCGCTGGCGCACCTGGTCTTCCTCGGGCTGCCCGTCTCGGCGGGTTACGGCTTCGTCGGAATGGGGGTGCTCGGCGTCCCCCTGCTGGTCGTGCTGGTCCGGCACGGGTTCGCGAGCGTGGTGCGTCCGCCCGGGTGA
- a CDS encoding phytoene desaturase family protein: MTVVVVGGGHNALVAAAYLARSGHAVEVLERDEVLGGAVSTVERFPGHRVDRGSSAHIMIRHTGIVEDLELARFGLRYIDCDPWGFAPAADGPPIVFHRSLDATCASIERACGSREADAYRRFVGIWGPRSTRVMRAFGAAPQPPHLLRSFWGLDTGSGGSALSREFLQSGDALLDSFFRDERLKAALAWFGAQSGPPMSEPGSAPMVGFAALMHTLPPGRAVGGSGALTEALAARLRADGATISTGEAATSLHRDGAGWRVRTEAGREIRAEAVIAGAHVLTTLDLLAAGGFDAGVIEDWRSRIRVGPGIGMIVRVATDALPAYPGASAAESARGLQLLVSDRAQLYRAHGAALAGDLPPRPAVLAMSFSALDPSIAPPGEHQLSLWAQWHPYRLADGSAWSEHAEREADRIIGEVDALAPGFAGSVRQRFTQTPVDLEREMGLLGGNVMHVEMSLDQVMMWRPLPELSGQRVPGAPGLYLTGASTHPGGGVSGASGRSAARLFLRDRRRSRIPFLSRR; this comes from the coding sequence GTGACCGTCGTCGTGGTCGGCGGCGGCCACAACGCCCTGGTCGCCGCCGCGTATCTGGCAAGGTCCGGGCACGCGGTCGAGGTTCTCGAACGCGACGAGGTGCTGGGCGGAGCGGTGTCCACGGTGGAGCGCTTCCCCGGGCATCGGGTCGATCGCGGATCCTCGGCGCACATCATGATCCGGCACACCGGCATCGTCGAGGATCTGGAACTTGCCCGCTTCGGCCTGCGCTATATCGACTGCGATCCGTGGGGTTTCGCCCCCGCCGCCGACGGGCCGCCGATCGTGTTCCACCGAAGCCTGGACGCGACCTGCGCGTCGATCGAACGTGCCTGCGGCTCCCGCGAGGCCGACGCCTACCGCCGCTTCGTCGGCATCTGGGGACCGCGCAGCACCCGGGTGATGCGCGCGTTCGGCGCGGCGCCGCAGCCGCCGCACCTGCTGCGCTCGTTCTGGGGTCTGGACACCGGATCCGGCGGCAGCGCGCTGTCGCGGGAGTTCCTGCAGTCCGGGGACGCGCTGCTGGACAGCTTCTTCCGGGACGAGCGGCTGAAGGCGGCGCTGGCCTGGTTCGGCGCGCAGTCCGGACCGCCGATGTCGGAACCGGGGTCCGCGCCCATGGTCGGTTTCGCGGCGCTCATGCACACGCTGCCGCCGGGCCGCGCGGTGGGCGGCAGCGGCGCGCTCACCGAGGCACTGGCCGCCCGGCTGCGCGCCGACGGCGCGACCATCAGCACCGGTGAGGCGGCGACGTCCCTGCACCGCGACGGTGCCGGCTGGCGGGTGCGCACCGAGGCGGGCCGGGAGATCCGCGCGGAAGCGGTGATCGCGGGCGCGCACGTGCTGACCACGCTCGATCTGCTGGCGGCGGGCGGTTTCGACGCCGGGGTGATCGAGGACTGGCGGTCCCGTATCCGGGTCGGTCCCGGCATCGGCATGATCGTGCGCGTCGCGACCGACGCGCTGCCCGCCTATCCGGGCGCGAGCGCCGCGGAATCCGCGCGCGGGCTGCAGTTGCTGGTCTCCGATCGCGCGCAGCTCTACCGCGCGCACGGCGCGGCCTTGGCAGGCGATCTGCCGCCCCGGCCCGCGGTGCTCGCGATGAGCTTCAGCGCATTGGATCCGAGCATCGCCCCACCCGGCGAACACCAGCTCTCGCTGTGGGCGCAATGGCATCCGTATCGCCTGGCCGACGGCAGCGCGTGGAGCGAGCACGCCGAGCGCGAAGCCGACCGGATCATCGGCGAGGTGGACGCGCTGGCACCGGGATTCGCCGGTTCGGTGCGGCAGCGGTTCACGCAGACCCCGGTGGATCTGGAGCGGGAGATGGGATTGCTCGGCGGCAATGTCATGCACGTGGAGATGTCCTTGGATCAGGTGATGATGTGGCGGCCGCTGCCGGAACTGTCCGGGCAGCGGGTGCCCGGCGCCCCCGGTCTGTACCTCACCGGCGCGTCGACCCATCCCGGTGGCGGGGTCAGCGGTGCCAGCGGACGCAGCGCCGCGCGGCTGTTCCTGCGCGATCGCCGCCGCTCCCGCATCCCGTTCCTGTCGCGCCGATGA
- a CDS encoding GNAT family N-acetyltransferase, giving the protein MTAVTPHQTPAPAVVDLSVADLRYRLHDALSVYVAAMEYPRGTENHRAPMWNEHTTRAGWQAVAALLPDDNGRVDARTSRMLGIAYGYHGAPNQWWHQQVRVGMRRCGWPEQSASELLSNYFELTELHVHPSAQGLGIGRTLLRRLLTGRAERAVLLSTPEVPAEENRAWRLYRREGFDDVIRDFVFSGDSRPFAILGRRLPL; this is encoded by the coding sequence ATGACCGCCGTCACGCCACATCAGACCCCCGCCCCCGCCGTCGTCGACCTCTCGGTCGCCGACCTGCGCTACCGGCTGCACGATGCGCTGTCGGTGTACGTGGCCGCCATGGAGTACCCCCGGGGCACGGAGAACCACCGCGCCCCCATGTGGAACGAGCACACCACCCGAGCGGGCTGGCAGGCCGTCGCGGCGCTGCTGCCGGACGACAACGGCCGTGTCGACGCGCGTACCTCTCGGATGCTCGGCATCGCCTACGGATACCACGGTGCGCCGAACCAGTGGTGGCATCAGCAGGTGCGCGTCGGTATGCGCCGCTGCGGCTGGCCCGAACAGTCCGCGTCCGAGCTGCTTTCGAACTATTTCGAACTGACCGAGTTGCACGTGCACCCCAGCGCCCAGGGCCTCGGGATCGGCCGGACGTTGTTGCGCAGGCTGCTCACCGGTCGCGCGGAGCGGGCCGTGCTGCTGTCCACACCGGAGGTGCCCGCCGAGGAGAACCGCGCGTGGCGGCTGTACCGCCGGGAGGGATTCGACGACGTGATCCGTGACTTCGTCTTCTCCGGCGACAGCAGGCCTTTCGCCATCCTGGGCAGGCGGTTGCCGCTGTGA
- a CDS encoding SAV_6107 family HEPN domain-containing protein codes for MSRNAARERPGKAGILLDKADGLLLQAAGERDPRERFRTAYLAALRGAGAVLACTGADAAPRARSRNAWVLLQRAAPEFVMWADYFAARSELRAALEAGLDRDVGDADADEFASRVGAFLHDVADLLQSAARLRLAPGMSA; via the coding sequence ATGAGTCGCAACGCAGCGCGGGAACGGCCGGGCAAGGCGGGCATCCTGCTCGACAAGGCCGACGGACTGCTCCTGCAGGCGGCGGGGGAGCGCGACCCGCGCGAACGGTTCCGCACGGCCTATCTGGCCGCGCTGCGCGGCGCGGGGGCGGTGCTGGCCTGCACCGGAGCCGATGCCGCACCGCGGGCGAGGTCGCGCAACGCCTGGGTGCTGTTGCAGCGCGCCGCGCCGGAATTCGTCATGTGGGCGGACTACTTCGCCGCCCGCTCGGAACTGCGCGCCGCGCTGGAGGCCGGGCTCGACCGTGACGTGGGCGACGCCGACGCCGACGAGTTCGCCTCGCGGGTGGGCGCATTCCTGCACGACGTGGCCGATCTGCTGCAGTCGGCGGCCCGTTTGCGCCTCGCCCCGGGCATGAGCGCGTAG
- a CDS encoding DUF3040 domain-containing protein, which produces MPLSEHEQRMLEQIESALYAEDPKFASSVRGGRLRTTTSRRRLQAAALFALGLLLLVTGIAGPKPGGFPIISLIGFVIMFGAGVLLLTGGTKVSGGDVPTGRTGSGGPSGRSPGGRGPGGRQRKSGGFSERMEDRFRRRFEQD; this is translated from the coding sequence GTGCCACTCTCCGAGCACGAGCAGCGCATGCTCGAACAGATCGAGAGCGCGCTCTATGCTGAGGACCCGAAGTTCGCCTCGTCCGTACGCGGCGGGCGACTTCGCACCACCACGAGTCGTCGTCGACTCCAGGCAGCCGCTCTGTTCGCCCTCGGCCTGCTCTTGCTGGTCACGGGTATCGCCGGGCCGAAGCCGGGTGGATTCCCGATCATCAGCCTGATCGGGTTCGTGATCATGTTCGGCGCCGGTGTGCTGCTGTTGACCGGCGGCACCAAGGTGTCCGGCGGCGACGTGCCCACCGGTCGAACGGGCTCCGGCGGCCCTTCCGGTCGAAGTCCCGGCGGCCGCGGCCCCGGCGGGCGTCAGCGCAAGTCCGGCGGGTTCTCCGAACGCATGGAGGACCGCTTCCGCCGCAGGTTCGAGCAGGACTGA
- the mraZ gene encoding division/cell wall cluster transcriptional repressor MraZ has translation MFLGTYTPRLDDKGRLTLPAKFRDELAGGLMVTKSQDHSLAVYPKEEFTALARRAAAASRSNPQARAFVRALAAGTDEQRPDTQGRITLSADHRRYANLSRECVVIGSVDFLEIWDKQAWESYLAEHEEDYAQARDESLGGIF, from the coding sequence ATGTTTCTCGGTACCTACACACCGCGTCTGGACGACAAGGGGCGACTCACGTTGCCTGCGAAGTTTCGAGATGAACTGGCGGGAGGGTTGATGGTCACGAAGAGCCAAGACCACAGCCTTGCCGTATATCCCAAAGAGGAGTTCACCGCGCTCGCGCGCCGAGCGGCGGCCGCGTCTCGAAGCAATCCGCAGGCACGAGCGTTCGTCCGGGCGCTGGCAGCCGGTACGGACGAACAGCGTCCGGACACACAGGGCCGTATCACGTTGTCGGCGGATCACCGTCGCTACGCCAACCTGTCACGGGAGTGTGTGGTGATCGGCTCGGTCGACTTCCTCGAAATCTGGGACAAGCAGGCGTGGGAGTCCTACCTCGCCGAGCACGAGGAGGATTACGCGCAAGCGAGAGACGAGTCGCTGGGCGGGATCTTCTAG
- the rsmH gene encoding 16S rRNA (cytosine(1402)-N(4))-methyltransferase RsmH encodes MNREQRGARHVPVLLHRADELLGPALTEPGAVYVDATLGLGGHAEHFLSTYPELRLVGLDRDTEALRLAGERLAPYADRITLVHTRYDGIADALVQAGLDPVGSVSGILMDLGVSSMQLDEAERGFAYSVDAPLDMRMDPSTGITAADVLNTYSHGDLARVLKNYGEERFAGKIASEVLRRRAQRPFTSSGELVELLYATIPAAARRTGGHPAKRTFQALRVEVNGELDSLRAALPAALDSLRVGGRIVIMSYQSLEDRVVKQELAARTTSRTPVDLPVELPGMGPEFRLLTRGAEKATEQEIEENPRAAPVRMRAAERIEKSS; translated from the coding sequence GTGAACCGTGAACAACGCGGCGCCCGTCATGTCCCCGTCCTGCTGCACCGTGCCGACGAATTGCTCGGCCCGGCGCTCACCGAGCCCGGCGCGGTATACGTCGACGCGACACTCGGTTTGGGCGGTCATGCCGAACATTTCCTGAGCACCTATCCCGAACTCCGTCTGGTCGGCCTCGACCGGGACACCGAGGCGCTGCGCCTGGCCGGCGAACGGCTGGCGCCGTATGCGGACCGGATCACGTTGGTGCACACCCGATACGACGGCATCGCCGACGCGCTGGTGCAGGCCGGACTCGATCCGGTCGGCTCGGTCAGCGGCATCCTGATGGACCTCGGTGTCTCCTCGATGCAGCTCGACGAAGCCGAGCGCGGCTTCGCCTACTCGGTGGACGCGCCGCTGGACATGCGCATGGACCCCTCCACCGGGATCACCGCCGCCGACGTCCTCAACACCTACAGTCACGGCGATCTCGCCCGGGTGCTGAAGAACTACGGCGAGGAGCGCTTCGCGGGCAAGATCGCTTCCGAGGTGCTGCGCAGGCGCGCTCAGCGGCCGTTCACCAGCAGCGGTGAACTCGTCGAACTGCTCTACGCGACGATCCCGGCCGCCGCCCGCCGCACCGGCGGGCATCCGGCCAAGCGCACCTTCCAGGCGCTGCGGGTGGAGGTCAACGGCGAACTCGATTCGCTGCGGGCCGCGCTGCCCGCCGCGCTCGATTCGTTGCGCGTGGGCGGGCGGATCGTGATCATGTCCTATCAGTCGCTCGAGGATCGGGTCGTCAAACAGGAACTGGCCGCGCGTACCACCTCCCGCACGCCGGTGGACCTGCCGGTCGAATTGCCCGGCATGGGACCGGAATTCCGGTTGCTGACCCGCGGCGCGGAGAAGGCGACCGAGCAGGAGATCGAGGAGAACCCGCGCGCCGCGCCGGTGCGGATGCGGGCGGCCGAGCGGATCGAGAAGTCGTCGTGA
- a CDS encoding peptidoglycan D,D-transpeptidase FtsI family protein, which produces MKQSRPAPPRRRGPSTSRRAGTAGLDHPMRLRLSVGRIVMLVALVMVALQLLWVQSISAPGLSAQAASQRTTRLIDEATRGPIVDRSGKSLAFTISAKALTFQPVTERANLAAARQKNDKAPDPEQRLRDIARTIHEKLGPGAPKESELLDKLNSDEQFVYLARGVDPRIATEIMVEFPEVGSERQDIREYPGGSLAANVVGATGWDGHGLIGLESALDSVLAGTDGSHTYDRGSDGAVIPGSWRDKQPAVDGNRVELTLDSDLQYYVQQQVQLAKQRSGAAGASAVVLDAGTGQVLAMANDSTFNPMLGSKDWASTGNPSVSDPFEPGSVNKIVTAAAAIEYGLTTPEEVHQVPGSIRMSGVTVSDAWSHDVAPYTTTGIFGKSSNVGTLMLAQRVGEDRFADMLLRFGLGQRTGVGLPGETAGQVPARDQWSGGTFANLPIGQGLSMSTLQMTGMFQAIANDGVRIPPRIVKSIVAPDGSRTDEPQPEGVRVVGEETARTLRTMFQSVTQHDPADPDQNGTGMQAAVEGYPIAGKTGTAQQIDPRCQCYSTSSYWITFAGMAPADDPRYVIGLMLDNPQRSSDGSGGQSAAPLFHSIASWALQRDRIPPSAEPSGKFVLQAGA; this is translated from the coding sequence GTGAAGCAGTCCAGGCCCGCACCGCCCCGGCGGCGCGGGCCGTCCACATCCCGACGTGCCGGCACTGCGGGCCTCGATCATCCGATGCGCCTGCGCTTGAGTGTCGGCCGGATCGTCATGCTGGTCGCGCTCGTGATGGTCGCGCTCCAATTGCTCTGGGTGCAGAGCATTTCCGCGCCGGGGCTCTCCGCGCAGGCCGCCAGTCAGCGCACCACCCGGCTGATCGACGAAGCCACCCGCGGCCCCATCGTCGATCGCAGCGGTAAATCGCTGGCCTTCACCATCTCGGCCAAGGCCCTGACGTTCCAGCCGGTGACCGAGCGCGCGAATCTCGCCGCGGCGCGGCAGAAGAACGACAAGGCGCCCGACCCGGAGCAGCGACTGCGCGATATCGCCAGAACGATCCACGAGAAGCTCGGCCCCGGCGCGCCGAAGGAGTCCGAGCTGCTCGACAAGCTCAACAGCGACGAGCAGTTCGTGTATCTGGCGCGCGGTGTCGATCCCCGCATCGCCACCGAGATCATGGTCGAGTTCCCCGAGGTCGGTTCGGAGCGCCAGGACATCCGGGAGTACCCGGGCGGCTCGCTGGCCGCCAATGTGGTCGGCGCGACCGGCTGGGACGGGCACGGCCTGATCGGCCTGGAGTCGGCGCTGGACTCGGTGCTCGCGGGCACCGACGGTTCGCACACCTACGATCGCGGCTCCGACGGCGCGGTCATCCCGGGCAGCTGGCGCGACAAACAGCCCGCCGTCGACGGCAACCGCGTCGAGCTGACTCTGGACTCGGATCTGCAGTACTACGTGCAGCAGCAGGTGCAGCTGGCCAAGCAGCGCTCCGGCGCGGCAGGCGCCTCGGCGGTGGTGCTCGACGCCGGGACCGGGCAGGTGCTCGCGATGGCCAACGACAGCACCTTCAATCCTATGCTGGGATCCAAGGATTGGGCCTCCACCGGGAATCCCTCGGTGAGCGACCCGTTCGAACCAGGCTCGGTGAACAAGATCGTCACCGCCGCCGCGGCCATCGAGTACGGCCTGACCACACCCGAGGAGGTGCACCAGGTCCCCGGCTCGATCCGGATGTCCGGGGTCACCGTCAGCGACGCCTGGAGCCACGACGTCGCGCCCTACACGACCACCGGCATCTTCGGTAAGTCGTCGAATGTGGGCACGCTGATGCTGGCCCAGCGGGTGGGTGAGGATCGCTTCGCCGACATGCTCTTGCGCTTCGGGCTGGGGCAGCGCACCGGCGTCGGCCTGCCGGGCGAGACCGCGGGGCAGGTGCCCGCCAGGGATCAGTGGTCCGGCGGCACGTTCGCGAATCTGCCCATCGGCCAGGGCCTGTCGATGTCGACACTGCAGATGACCGGGATGTTCCAGGCCATCGCCAACGACGGCGTGCGCATCCCGCCGCGCATCGTGAAGTCCATCGTCGCGCCGGACGGCTCCCGCACCGACGAACCGCAGCCCGAGGGCGTGCGGGTGGTCGGCGAGGAGACCGCGCGCACGCTGCGCACCATGTTCCAGTCGGTCACCCAGCACGATCCGGCCGACCCCGATCAGAACGGCACCGGCATGCAGGCCGCGGTGGAGGGCTACCCGATCGCGGGCAAGACCGGGACCGCGCAGCAGATCGATCCGCGATGCCAGTGTTACTCGACGTCGAGCTACTGGATCACCTTCGCGGGGATGGCCCCGGCCGACGATCCCCGCTATGTGATCGGGTTGATGCTGGACAATCCGCAGCGCAGTTCCGACGGCAGCGGCGGGCAGTCGGCGGCGCCGTTGTTCCATTCCATCGCTTCCTGGGCGCTGCAGCGCGACCGTATTCCGCCCAGCGCGGAGCCGTCCGGAAAGTTCGTGTTGCAGGCCGGTGCGTAG
- a CDS encoding UDP-N-acetylmuramoyl-L-alanyl-D-glutamate--2,6-diaminopimelate ligase: MPQQSSQPVLRPIDPPTTPLSTVLALTGAEPATPGVPVDDVSVTGIEQRSDAVLPGDLFAALPGSRAHGARFARAAVERGAVAVFTDADGAARIGELPVPVLVRERPREVLGELSAAVYGHPSRELRLVGITGTSGKTTTSYLVEAALAASGLSTALIGTIETRIGGSRVPSALTTPEAPQLHAMFALMVEQGVQAVVMEVSSHALALGRVDGVRFDVGAFTNLSQDHLDFHADFEDYFAAKRKLFEASSPVAARTAVICVDDAWGRRLADSLPAPVRVAAAGEVTGAADWRVVGPVRTQGGGQEFTASGPAGEFAMRLRLPGRYNVANGLLALAVCAAAGVDPAVAAPALGEVDVPGRMQRVEAGQDFLAVVDYAHKPAALESVIATLREHLAAGDPAAPGRLAVVVGAGGDRDAGKRALMGSAGARGADLLVITDDNPRTEDPAAIRAALRAGALDVPAQVRGEVLEIGDRAEAIEAAVRWARRGDVVLVAGKGHEAGQEIDGVKHPFDDREVLAAALARKTGAEART, encoded by the coding sequence GTGCCCCAGCAGTCCAGCCAGCCCGTACTGCGGCCGATCGATCCACCGACGACGCCGCTGTCCACGGTGCTGGCGCTGACCGGCGCCGAACCGGCCACGCCCGGCGTGCCGGTCGACGATGTGAGTGTCACCGGTATCGAGCAACGCTCCGACGCGGTGCTACCCGGCGACCTGTTCGCGGCGCTGCCCGGCTCGCGCGCGCACGGCGCCCGGTTCGCCCGTGCGGCCGTGGAGCGCGGCGCGGTGGCGGTGTTCACCGATGCCGACGGCGCCGCGCGGATCGGCGAACTGCCGGTGCCGGTGCTGGTGCGCGAGCGCCCGCGCGAGGTGCTCGGCGAACTGTCCGCCGCGGTGTACGGGCACCCCTCGCGCGAGCTGCGACTGGTGGGGATCACCGGCACCTCGGGCAAGACCACCACCTCGTACCTGGTGGAGGCCGCGCTGGCCGCCTCGGGCCTGTCCACGGCGTTGATCGGCACCATCGAGACCCGCATCGGCGGATCGCGGGTGCCCAGCGCGCTCACCACGCCGGAGGCTCCGCAGCTGCACGCGATGTTCGCACTGATGGTCGAGCAGGGCGTGCAGGCGGTCGTGATGGAGGTGTCCAGTCACGCGCTGGCACTGGGTCGCGTCGACGGCGTGCGCTTCGATGTGGGCGCGTTCACCAACCTCTCCCAGGACCACCTGGATTTCCACGCCGACTTCGAGGACTACTTCGCGGCCAAGCGCAAGTTGTTCGAGGCGTCTTCGCCGGTGGCCGCACGCACGGCGGTGATCTGCGTCGACGACGCGTGGGGCAGGCGGCTGGCCGACAGCCTCCCCGCCCCGGTGCGGGTCGCGGCGGCGGGCGAGGTCACCGGCGCCGCCGATTGGCGGGTCGTGGGTCCGGTGCGCACGCAAGGCGGCGGACAGGAGTTCACCGCGAGCGGGCCCGCGGGCGAGTTCGCGATGCGGCTGCGGCTGCCCGGCCGCTACAACGTCGCCAACGGGTTGCTCGCCTTGGCCGTGTGCGCGGCCGCGGGCGTCGATCCGGCGGTTGCCGCGCCCGCGCTGGGCGAGGTGGATGTGCCCGGCCGGATGCAGCGGGTCGAGGCGGGGCAGGACTTCCTGGCCGTGGTCGACTACGCGCACAAGCCCGCGGCTCTGGAATCGGTCATCGCCACCCTGCGCGAGCACCTGGCCGCCGGTGATCCGGCCGCGCCGGGCAGGCTGGCCGTGGTCGTCGGCGCGGGCGGGGACCGGGACGCGGGCAAGCGCGCGCTGATGGGCTCGGCGGGCGCGCGTGGGGCGGATCTGCTCGTCATCACCGACGACAATCCCCGCACCGAGGATCCGGCCGCCATCCGCGCCGCGCTGCGCGCCGGTGCGCTCGACGTGCCCGCACAGGTGCGCGGTGAGGTGCTCGAGATCGGCGACCGCGCCGAGGCGATCGAGGCCGCCGTACGCTGGGCGCGCCGTGGTGACGTGGTGCTGGTCGCGGGCAAGGGGCACGAGGCGGGGCAGGAGATCGACGGGGTGAAGCACCCGTTCGACGACCGCGAGGTGCTGGCGGCGGCCCTGGCGCGCAAGACGGGCGCGGAGGCGCGCACGTGA